Within the Elusimicrobium sp. An273 genome, the region AAGAAATTCCCCGCCTACGAAAGCGGGCTGCTATACGTGTCCGACCATGGGGAATCCCTGGGGGAAAACGGCGTTTATCTGCACGGTATTCCTTATGCCATTGCCCCCAAAGAGCAGACTTCCGTGCCCATGGTGCTGTGGATGAGCGAGGTCATGAAGAAATCCGACCATTTGGATTACGAATGCTTAAAAAAGAAAGCGCAAACGGGCCAGTTTTCGCATGATAATCTGTCCCACTCCATTTTGTCTCTGATGGAAGTGGACAGCCGGGTGTACGATCCGAAAATGGACTTTTTTGATGAATGCCGCTTAGATCCGCTCCCGCGCAAAGCCAACTGACGTTTTCTTCGGCCGCCGGCAACCGGCGGCCGTTTTGCATATAACCTTTTCTTAGGCTTGCTTAATGGAGCCAAATTGATCAAAATAGGAAAAAACAAACAGGGGGCAATATGGAACGAATTATTTTTTCACCGATGAAATACGTACAAGGGCCGGGGGCGTGGCAGCGGCTGGCGGAGTTTGCCGCCGGGCTCGGCGCAACCGGCGCCTATGCCGTGGCGGGGCCGCACGTGCTAAAGCATAATTGGGAACCGATTGAAAAAAGCTTTCAGGCCCGACACTTGCCGCTGACGGCCCATGCGTTTGCGGGCGAGTGTTCCATGACGGAAATTAAACGCATCGTAAACGAAATTCACGAAAAAAACTGCGGCGTGGTCATCGGCATTGGCGGAGGCAAAGCGTTAGACACCGCCAAAGCCGCGGCTTTTTATGCCAAACTGCCGGTTATTATTGCACCGTCCCTGGCCTCCACGGACGCACCGTGCAGCGCCCTCTCCGTCATCTATACCGAAGAAGGCGCGTTTGAAAGTTACCTCATTTTGCGCAACAACCCGGATGTAGTGCTGGTGGACACGTCCGTCATCGCCCAAGCTCCGGTGCGGATGTTGGTAGCCGGAATGGGCGACGCGCTGGCTACTTATTACGAGGCCCGCGCCTGCTTTGCTTCGGGCAAGAAAACAACCGCCGGCGGCAAATCTTCGCTCTCGGCGCTCGCCATTGCCCGCGCCTGCCGCGACAGCCTGTTTAAAAACGGCCTGCGCGCCAAACTGGCGGCAGAAGCCAAAACCGTTTCCGCCGCGTTGGACGATATTGTGGAAACCAATACTTA harbors:
- a CDS encoding glycerol dehydrogenase, which translates into the protein MERIIFSPMKYVQGPGAWQRLAEFAAGLGATGAYAVAGPHVLKHNWEPIEKSFQARHLPLTAHAFAGECSMTEIKRIVNEIHEKNCGVVIGIGGGKALDTAKAAAFYAKLPVIIAPSLASTDAPCSALSVIYTEEGAFESYLILRNNPDVVLVDTSVIAQAPVRMLVAGMGDALATYYEARACFASGKKTTAGGKSSLSALAIARACRDSLFKNGLRAKLAAEAKTVSAALDDIVETNTYMSGVGFESGGLAAAHAIHNGLTVLPQTHPFMHGEKVAFGLLVQLALENAPQVEFNEVLSFCRRVGLPTNLAALGLENVSDDELQQVAAASCAEGETMHNMPFAVTPQAVFAALKIADKLGA